In Selenomonas sp. TAMA-11512, a genomic segment contains:
- the gatC gene encoding Asp-tRNA(Asn)/Glu-tRNA(Gln) amidotransferase subunit GatC — translation MKVTAEDLARVAVLSRLAIDPAEEESYLKELDSFLNYVDNLNRIDTDDIEPTTYPLPISNVFRADEVKASLARDAALANAPYEEDGYFKVPKVLEG, via the coding sequence ATGAAAGTCACAGCAGAAGATTTGGCACGCGTTGCCGTCTTATCTCGCTTGGCCATTGATCCGGCCGAGGAAGAAAGCTATCTCAAGGAACTCGATTCCTTTTTGAATTATGTAGACAATCTCAATCGCATTGACACGGACGATATTGAGCCGACAACGTACCCCCTGCCGATCTCGAACGTTTTCCGCGCCGATGAGGTCAAGGCCTCGCTTGCCAGAGATGCGGCACTCGCCAATGCGCCTTATGAGGAAGACGGATACTTCAAGGTGCCGAAGGTTTTGGAAGGTTGA
- a CDS encoding hemagglutinin repeat-containing protein, translating to MKKRELTQRITSWITLGIFSIQPPLAFAADPPIAADESAPVEHRPLVQETANGIPLVQISGPTAGGVSRNEYSLFSVPERGAILNNSFQLSNTQLAGWVQGNPNMSRGTAQIIVNEVTGRMPSNIQGFLEVAGNKASVVIANPNGIAVNGGGFLNTSRALLTTGRPQYDSAGNLRNMHIERGTVSVYGDGLNANGADSVEILARAAEINAGLWANAAHLVTGANDVAYPELSATAIEGTGERPAFALDVGAVGGMYAGKITMVGTERGVGVNIEGSLSATRAISLDADGNIRIASSAVVEGRDIDLRTREELENEGLISARERNTLRADRLDNKNGGRIYGESVAIAAAHAANHKDARLERDLAAAMEILTRHENALEEAYRKDVTAFHSDADVSAYQRTIGERARDYDTALQDVRDAKDRLDALQAGSVAARDSLTIEADTIDNRADAILYSGNTLEIRAKTVTNSGARIESAGDMQLAAERIHNENHAFSAKRVGSGLHQNPERIRIDEGGHPEHGKTFDKSEFSALSSGYGAYHHPHAVPVYASAYDVIDEDDVSAGNPLPVGTVIAAYAWDDPIYRTLGVAPMETARPEEEGARRDAWDASYRQKLEELDEKITAHNEQAESYNAQLYGIGSHKIHTYTTIRSRSETSENVVMTSEPGIIQSGKDIAVRGQLTNANSRLVAGDTLSVTDGSVENRSKEQERRTVTFGTTEASYTKKKGGFHRGRVRRHSGQVFMTPQVQISQATPLGVAAVESDAKRNVDAFLDPFSIETGADGFVLKNEETRLSLPTASLYRIHSESTAKYLVETDPAFTNKKKFLSSAYMLEQMAWAPNLVQKRLGDGFFEQKILAEQILKATGKRYIDGYTDDETAFKALMDAGISYAEEMHLVPGISLTAEQIAALTADIVWLETRDVEVNGRKETVLYPVFYTKHTDGLRLTKDGSLLSAKSLIVETKEALHNTGVLYGEHIDIHAGHIDTAGHIYGKDIDLGADKDIRVAGTIAADTSARLKAAGNVEVSSTTEKLSKQDAAGKVAGIAVKGEDGVLLVSAGKDIRLAGAALSALGKSGSIILQADRDIRLDTKRLQSKKDMTASGDNYLRTKRSTELGTEIDATGGVTVRAGRDVNIRASHVNSDEGTISIAADRDVHVTAGREKKEDSYGLRYKESGLLSSTTTSLRADAAADTTRGTSITGQSVHIEAKQDASFEAANIIADKDVHISAGRDILSTAAEDYSYAENTKSVKQSGLLSTGGIGFTLGTQKTKTKRESEAVIQQGTTFAGLSGNVTLTAGDTAHLTSASVLAGGDAHIRGKEIRIDGKENVYRDSFTQESRTTGLTVSLSHGLTDLGQEIASPLLRMDEVQDDRLKAVYAWKTGRLINENFGSGQNALQEKNNFSLHLGLGASKTYTHTDTTSREYAGTRIASGGSTSLTAADRDLRIKGSTVTGKDISLEAKGDVRLEAGENTSVTTVENKSASASIGASFTAQGLSGIDISASYAKNTGKETSTTYTPTEVAAERTLKIESGKDTAILGSKAKGEKITARVGGNLHIETLQERETYEEKNETAGMNLSWNAATIQGERKFTRPTIGVQASQDDVSSHYRSAREQSGIFAGNNGFDIYVGKHTDLKGAVLASDAAAEKNILSTGTFSFGDLKNEAGYESKGIGFDYNHYADYDAKSIREKNALYNTLGLTPNISMPAKGKAKSTTKSAVAPAAIEVRESPHQDLSALSRDTENSLNELGRIFDKKKIEERQELARVFGEEAFRLAHNLKDDGSGRKILIHAIIGGIMSEMTGEGFASGAVGAGLNEALIKAIQGQDPGTAQIISAIIGAAAAKAVGGSAQAGASAAASGTKNNAFSDIWSNPSEVLAGVKDSLHDHGIEEIDSIVELVEDPEGVLVDIIDFVVTIRDDTSIVSDIKDQILQSYNERYDQLLEGSAHETGYEIGSFSMELVMLVTEGGALKNILQKLPRLGKAAKSIRSMMKYDIAASSIADKYLHVGKDIWSMGAAQRGKLIDQILGNNLGSNFPVVDRLENGVLTSIKSMDLRAPTYQTSKGIYNKIKSDVDKIDAFDFKRWGKSNVRTIDYHRKEVEVAIPNMKLSKEQRKGLEAAKAYAEEHGISMKITVIE from the coding sequence ATGAAAAAGAGAGAGCTCACGCAAAGGATTACGAGTTGGATTACACTCGGCATCTTTTCCATCCAGCCCCCTCTTGCTTTCGCGGCAGATCCTCCCATCGCAGCGGACGAGAGCGCACCCGTCGAGCATCGTCCGCTCGTGCAGGAGACGGCGAACGGCATTCCGCTTGTCCAGATCTCAGGTCCTACAGCAGGAGGCGTATCGAGAAACGAATACAGCCTCTTCAGCGTACCCGAGCGAGGCGCCATCCTCAACAATTCCTTTCAGCTCTCGAATACCCAGCTGGCGGGATGGGTACAGGGCAATCCCAACATGAGCAGAGGCACGGCGCAGATCATCGTCAACGAAGTGACCGGCCGTATGCCGTCCAATATTCAAGGCTTTTTGGAAGTCGCCGGAAACAAGGCGAGCGTCGTCATCGCCAACCCCAACGGCATCGCCGTCAACGGCGGCGGATTTTTGAATACCTCCCGCGCCCTGCTCACGACAGGAAGACCCCAATACGACAGTGCGGGAAACCTGCGAAATATGCACATCGAAAGAGGAACCGTTTCCGTATATGGAGACGGCTTGAATGCCAACGGCGCGGACAGCGTCGAGATCCTTGCAAGGGCGGCAGAGATCAACGCGGGACTGTGGGCGAATGCAGCGCACCTCGTGACCGGAGCGAACGACGTTGCCTATCCGGAGCTTTCGGCGACCGCTATCGAGGGAACCGGAGAGCGGCCGGCATTTGCACTCGACGTCGGCGCCGTCGGCGGCATGTATGCGGGAAAGATCACCATGGTCGGCACCGAAAGGGGAGTAGGCGTCAACATAGAGGGCAGCCTCTCCGCGACCCGGGCAATCTCCCTAGATGCCGACGGCAATATCCGCATTGCATCCTCCGCCGTCGTGGAAGGGAGAGACATCGATCTCCGCACCCGCGAAGAGCTCGAAAACGAAGGCCTGATCTCCGCACGGGAGCGAAATACACTCCGTGCCGACAGACTCGACAACAAGAACGGCGGACGCATCTATGGAGAGAGCGTCGCCATCGCCGCCGCGCATGCCGCAAATCACAAAGATGCGAGATTGGAGCGAGACCTTGCGGCGGCGATGGAAATATTGACGAGACACGAAAACGCACTGGAAGAAGCCTATCGGAAAGACGTGACCGCCTTTCATTCCGATGCCGACGTAAGCGCGTATCAAAGAACCATCGGGGAAAGAGCAAGAGACTACGACACGGCACTGCAAGACGTCCGCGACGCCAAAGACAGACTCGATGCGCTGCAAGCCGGCAGTGTGGCGGCAAGAGACAGCCTCACGATCGAGGCGGATACGATCGACAACCGTGCGGATGCCATCCTCTACAGTGGAAATACGCTGGAGATTCGTGCGAAAACCGTCACGAACAGCGGTGCGCGCATCGAAAGCGCCGGCGACATGCAGCTTGCGGCAGAGCGCATCCATAACGAGAACCATGCCTTTTCCGCCAAGCGCGTGGGCAGCGGCCTCCATCAAAACCCCGAGCGCATCCGCATCGACGAAGGAGGCCATCCGGAGCACGGCAAGACCTTTGACAAGAGCGAGTTTTCCGCCCTGTCGAGCGGATACGGCGCGTATCATCATCCGCATGCCGTGCCCGTCTATGCCTCCGCCTACGACGTCATAGACGAAGACGACGTAAGCGCGGGCAATCCCCTCCCCGTCGGCACAGTGATCGCCGCCTATGCGTGGGACGACCCCATCTACCGGACACTCGGCGTAGCGCCGATGGAGACGGCGCGCCCCGAAGAAGAAGGCGCCCGAAGAGATGCATGGGATGCATCCTACAGGCAAAAGCTCGAAGAACTCGACGAGAAGATCACCGCGCACAACGAACAGGCAGAGAGCTATAACGCACAGCTGTACGGCATCGGCTCCCACAAGATCCACACCTATACGACGATTCGCTCGCGCTCCGAGACCTCCGAGAACGTCGTCATGACCTCCGAACCGGGCATCATCCAGAGCGGCAAAGACATCGCCGTCCGAGGGCAGCTCACGAATGCAAACAGCCGCCTCGTGGCCGGAGACACACTCTCCGTGACCGACGGCTCCGTGGAAAACCGCTCGAAGGAACAGGAAAGACGCACCGTTACCTTCGGCACCACCGAGGCAAGCTATACGAAGAAGAAAGGCGGCTTCCACAGAGGCAGAGTACGACGCCATAGCGGCCAAGTCTTTATGACCCCGCAGGTGCAGATCAGTCAGGCGACACCCCTCGGCGTTGCCGCCGTGGAAAGCGACGCGAAGAGAAACGTCGACGCGTTTTTAGACCCCTTCTCCATCGAGACAGGCGCCGACGGATTCGTGCTTAAAAATGAAGAGACGCGCCTATCCCTGCCGACCGCCTCCCTCTACCGCATCCATAGCGAGAGCACGGCAAAGTACCTCGTCGAGACCGACCCCGCCTTTACGAACAAAAAGAAATTCCTCTCCTCCGCCTATATGCTCGAGCAAATGGCGTGGGCACCGAACCTCGTGCAAAAGCGGCTCGGCGACGGCTTTTTCGAGCAGAAGATCCTGGCCGAGCAGATTCTGAAAGCGACAGGCAAGCGATATATCGACGGCTATACAGATGATGAAACCGCATTCAAAGCACTCATGGATGCGGGTATTTCGTATGCCGAAGAAATGCACCTCGTGCCCGGTATTTCGCTGACAGCGGAGCAGATCGCCGCCCTCACCGCAGACATCGTATGGCTCGAGACGAGAGACGTCGAAGTCAACGGGAGAAAAGAGACCGTCCTCTATCCCGTCTTCTATACGAAGCATACCGACGGGCTCCGGCTCACAAAAGACGGCAGCCTCCTATCGGCAAAGAGCCTCATCGTCGAGACGAAAGAAGCCCTGCATAACACGGGCGTGCTCTACGGCGAGCATATAGACATACACGCCGGACATATCGACACGGCAGGCCACATCTACGGCAAAGACATCGACCTGGGCGCCGACAAAGACATCCGCGTTGCCGGCACCATTGCCGCAGACACATCCGCCCGACTGAAGGCCGCGGGGAATGTGGAGGTCTCGAGTACGACCGAGAAACTCTCCAAACAGGATGCAGCAGGCAAAGTGGCAGGCATCGCCGTCAAGGGAGAAGACGGCGTGCTCCTTGTGAGCGCCGGGAAAGATATCCGTCTGGCAGGCGCGGCGCTCTCCGCCCTCGGGAAGAGCGGCAGCATCATCTTACAGGCCGACAGAGATATCCGGCTCGATACAAAGAGACTGCAGAGCAAAAAAGACATGACCGCCTCCGGCGACAACTACCTCCGCACGAAGAGAAGCACCGAGCTGGGGACAGAGATTGACGCGACAGGCGGCGTAACCGTCCGTGCGGGGCGAGACGTCAACATCCGCGCATCCCATGTCAACAGCGACGAGGGAACAATTTCCATCGCGGCGGACCGCGACGTCCATGTTACGGCAGGACGAGAGAAGAAAGAAGACAGCTACGGCTTACGCTATAAAGAGAGCGGACTTTTATCGAGTACGACGACGAGCCTCCGCGCAGATGCCGCAGCCGATACGACACGGGGTACAAGTATCACAGGGCAAAGCGTTCATATCGAGGCAAAACAAGACGCTTCCTTTGAGGCGGCAAATATCATCGCGGATAAAGACGTACACATCTCTGCCGGACGAGATATTTTAAGCACGGCGGCAGAAGACTATTCGTATGCGGAAAACACGAAGTCCGTCAAGCAGTCCGGCCTCCTCTCCACCGGCGGGATCGGCTTTACCCTCGGCACACAGAAGACAAAGACAAAGCGCGAGAGCGAAGCCGTCATCCAACAGGGGACAACATTCGCAGGCCTCTCCGGCAACGTCACCCTCACCGCCGGAGATACGGCGCATCTGACATCGGCAAGCGTCCTTGCCGGAGGGGATGCGCATATCCGGGGCAAAGAGATCCGCATCGACGGCAAGGAAAACGTATACAGAGACAGCTTCACACAAGAGAGCCGTACAACCGGACTGACCGTCAGCCTCAGCCACGGACTCACAGACCTAGGGCAGGAGATCGCCTCCCCGCTTTTGCGCATGGACGAAGTGCAGGATGATCGATTAAAGGCCGTCTACGCATGGAAGACAGGCCGCCTCATCAACGAGAACTTCGGCAGCGGACAAAATGCCCTGCAGGAGAAAAACAACTTCTCCCTGCACCTCGGGCTGGGAGCCTCCAAGACCTATACCCACACAGATACGACGAGCAGAGAGTATGCAGGGACGCGAATCGCATCCGGCGGATCGACAAGCCTTACCGCCGCAGATCGAGACCTCCGTATCAAAGGCTCCACCGTGACCGGCAAAGACATCTCCCTCGAGGCGAAGGGAGACGTGCGCCTGGAAGCCGGAGAGAATACAAGCGTCACCACAGTGGAGAACAAATCCGCCTCCGCAAGCATCGGGGCTTCCTTTACCGCGCAAGGCCTTTCCGGCATCGATATCAGCGCAAGCTATGCGAAAAACACCGGAAAAGAGACAAGCACCACCTATACACCGACAGAAGTCGCGGCAGAGCGTACACTCAAGATCGAGAGCGGCAAAGATACGGCAATCCTCGGGAGCAAGGCAAAGGGAGAAAAGATTACAGCAAGAGTCGGCGGCAATCTCCATATCGAGACCTTGCAGGAAAGAGAGACCTACGAGGAGAAAAACGAAACAGCCGGCATGAACCTATCCTGGAATGCAGCGACCATCCAAGGTGAGCGCAAGTTCACGAGACCGACCATCGGCGTGCAGGCAAGTCAAGACGATGTCTCCTCCCACTACCGGAGCGCCCGAGAGCAATCCGGCATCTTTGCGGGAAACAACGGCTTCGATATCTACGTCGGAAAGCATACCGACCTCAAGGGAGCAGTCCTTGCAAGTGATGCAGCTGCCGAGAAGAACATCCTATCCACGGGGACATTCTCCTTCGGCGACCTCAAAAACGAAGCCGGCTACGAAAGCAAAGGCATCGGCTTCGACTACAACCACTATGCCGATTACGATGCAAAGAGCATAAGAGAAAAGAATGCGCTCTATAACACCCTCGGACTGACGCCGAATATCTCCATGCCCGCCAAAGGAAAAGCAAAGAGCACGACGAAGTCCGCCGTCGCACCGGCGGCCATTGAAGTGCGCGAGAGCCCGCATCAAGACCTTTCCGCGCTCAGTCGGGACACAGAGAACAGCCTGAACGAGCTCGGACGCATCTTTGATAAGAAGAAAATAGAAGAGCGACAAGAGCTTGCCCGCGTCTTCGGCGAAGAAGCCTTCCGCCTTGCGCACAACCTGAAAGACGACGGCAGCGGCAGAAAGATCCTGATACACGCGATCATCGGCGGCATCATGAGCGAGATGACAGGGGAGGGCTTCGCCTCCGGCGCAGTTGGTGCAGGGCTCAATGAGGCGTTGATCAAGGCCATCCAAGGACAAGACCCCGGCACGGCACAGATCATCAGCGCGATCATAGGGGCAGCCGCCGCCAAAGCCGTTGGAGGCAGTGCTCAAGCCGGAGCAAGTGCCGCAGCAAGCGGGACGAAGAACAACGCTTTTTCCGATATTTGGAGTAATCCTAGTGAAGTGCTTGCCGGTGTAAAAGACAGCTTGCATGACCACGGCATCGAGGAAATAGATTCCATCGTAGAATTGGTAGAAGATCCTGAGGGTGTACTCGTAGATATAATTGATTTTGTTGTTACGATACGAGATGATACAAGCATCGTATCAGACATAAAAGATCAAATCCTGCAAAGCTACAATGAAAGGTACGATCAACTCCTGGAAGGGAGTGCGCACGAAACCGGATATGAGATCGGAAGTTTTTCCATGGAACTGGTTATGCTGGTTACGGAAGGCGGAGCGCTAAAGAACATTTTACAAAAACTCCCTCGACTGGGAAAAGCGGCAAAGTCCATTCGTTCCATGATGAAATACGACATTGCTGCAAGCTCCATAGCGGATAAGTATCTGCATGTCGGAAAGGATATATGGAGCATGGGAGCGGCACAGCGAGGGAAACTCATAGACCAAATCTTGGGGAATAATTTGGGCAGTAATTTCCCTGTCGTAGACCGCTTGGAAAACGGTGTGCTTACCAGTATTAAGAGCATGGATTTGAGAGCGCCGACATACCAAACCAGCAAGGGCATTTACAACAAGATCAAAAGCGATGTGGATAAGATAGATGCATTTGATTTTAAACGTTGGGGGAAATCAAATGTGCGAACAATTGATTACCACAGAAAAGAAGTGGAGGTTGCAATACCGAATATGAAGCTGTCCAAAGAGCAGCGAAAAGGTCTGGAAGCGGCGAAAGCGTATGCCGAGGAGCATGGCATATCGATGAAGATAACGGTTATAGAATAG
- the pckA gene encoding phosphoenolpyruvate carboxykinase (ATP): MAKVDLTQYGITGTTEIVHNPSYELLYQEEMKEGLQGFEKGQLTELDAVNVKTGIFTGRSPKDKYIVMDKNSYNTVWWTTPEYPNDNHPVFENEWRQVKDIAIKELCNKRLFVVDAFCGANHDTRMAVRFIVEVAWQAHFVTNMFIRPTAEELENFEPQFVVYNASKAKVENYKELGLHSETAVMFNITSREQVIVNTWYGGEMKKGMFSMMNFYLPLRGIASMHCSANTDLDGKGTAIFFGLSGTGKTTLSTDPKRLLIGDDEHGWDDKGVFNFEGGCYAKVINLDPEAEPDIYAAIKRNALLENVTVDDNGKIDFADKSITENTRVSYPIDHIEKIVRPVSSAPAAKNVIFLSADAFGVLPPVSILTPAQTKYYFLSGFTAKLAGTERGITEPTPTFSACFGQAFLELPPAKYAEELVKRMEHFGARAFLVNTGWNGTGKRISIKDTRGIIDAILDGSILKADTKRLPYFNFEVPTSLPGVDPAILDPRDTYKHPGDWEVKAKDLASRFIKNFKKYESDEAAKALVEAGPTENR, from the coding sequence ATGGCAAAAGTCGATTTAACGCAATACGGTATTACGGGTACGACTGAGATTGTCCACAATCCTTCCTATGAGCTTCTTTATCAGGAAGAGATGAAGGAAGGGCTTCAAGGCTTCGAGAAGGGTCAGCTCACCGAGCTTGACGCGGTCAACGTCAAGACGGGTATCTTCACAGGTCGTTCGCCTAAGGATAAATATATCGTCATGGATAAAAATTCCTACAACACGGTCTGGTGGACGACGCCGGAGTATCCGAACGATAACCATCCTGTCTTTGAGAACGAATGGCGTCAGGTAAAGGATATTGCCATTAAAGAGCTTTGCAATAAGCGTCTTTTCGTTGTTGACGCCTTCTGCGGTGCAAACCATGATACGCGCATGGCTGTCCGCTTCATCGTTGAGGTCGCATGGCAGGCGCATTTTGTCACGAATATGTTCATCCGTCCGACCGCTGAGGAGCTGGAGAACTTCGAGCCTCAGTTCGTCGTCTACAATGCATCCAAGGCAAAGGTCGAGAACTACAAGGAACTCGGTCTGCATTCGGAAACGGCTGTCATGTTCAACATCACGAGCCGTGAGCAGGTCATCGTCAACACATGGTATGGCGGCGAGATGAAGAAGGGCATGTTCTCCATGATGAACTTCTATCTCCCGCTCCGCGGCATCGCTTCCATGCACTGCTCGGCGAATACGGATCTCGATGGGAAGGGCACGGCGATCTTCTTTGGGCTCTCCGGCACGGGCAAGACGACGCTCTCCACGGATCCGAAGCGTCTCCTCATCGGTGATGACGAGCACGGCTGGGATGACAAGGGCGTCTTCAACTTCGAGGGCGGCTGCTACGCAAAGGTCATCAACCTGGATCCGGAGGCAGAGCCGGATATCTACGCCGCGATTAAGCGCAACGCGCTTCTCGAAAATGTCACGGTTGATGACAATGGCAAGATTGACTTCGCGGATAAGTCCATCACGGAGAATACGCGCGTATCGTATCCGATCGATCACATTGAGAAGATCGTTCGTCCGGTTTCCTCCGCTCCGGCAGCAAAGAATGTCATCTTCCTGTCGGCAGATGCGTTCGGTGTCCTGCCGCCGGTTTCCATCCTGACACCGGCGCAGACGAAGTACTACTTCCTCTCCGGCTTTACGGCGAAGCTCGCGGGTACGGAGCGCGGCATCACGGAGCCTACACCGACGTTCTCCGCCTGCTTCGGTCAGGCGTTCCTTGAGCTGCCTCCCGCGAAGTACGCAGAGGAGCTCGTCAAGCGCATGGAGCATTTCGGCGCACGCGCTTTCCTTGTCAACACCGGCTGGAACGGTACGGGCAAGCGCATTTCCATCAAGGATACGCGCGGCATCATCGACGCGATTCTTGACGGCTCCATTCTCAAGGCGGATACAAAGCGTCTTCCATACTTCAACTTTGAGGTACCTACGTCTCTCCCGGGTGTCGATCCCGCGATTCTCGATCCTCGCGACACCTACAAGCACCCCGGTGACTGGGAGGTCAAGGCAAAGGATCTTGCGTCCCGCTTCATCAAGAACTTCAAGAAGTACGAAAGCGACGAGGCAGCGAAAGCGCTCGTTGAGGCAGGCCCGACGGAAAACCGCTGA
- a CDS encoding site-specific integrase, which yields MNVRKDFLLAHNDRIAGNRGLSAKSKRRMQKSKAENTLKSYASDWNDFADWCEYQGVTPLPAAPETIVNYINDLADDARANTVSRRITAISENHIAAGFKRDNPAKDGMVTSAMSAIRREKGTFQRGKAPILMETLELLADGFGDDIVSMRDRALIFLGFAGAFRRSELVALQVEDLTFTEEGMIVFIARAKGDQLGKGSEIAIPYAPNPEICAVRAVEAWLLASGLTTGPVFRPFKRNQDLRDVQLSDKSVALTVKKYVRLAGLDETEFAGHSLRRGFATSAAQHDIDALTIMRQTRHKSEKMVHRYIAQGNMFRDNALTKMYGIKKD from the coding sequence ATGAACGTCCGCAAAGATTTTCTCCTCGCACATAACGACCGCATTGCCGGCAATCGCGGCCTATCCGCCAAAAGCAAACGGCGCATGCAAAAGAGCAAGGCGGAAAATACATTGAAATCCTATGCCAGCGATTGGAACGATTTCGCTGACTGGTGTGAATACCAAGGCGTCACGCCCCTGCCGGCAGCGCCGGAAACGATCGTCAACTACATCAACGACCTCGCCGATGATGCCAGGGCAAATACCGTCTCACGCCGCATTACCGCCATTTCCGAGAACCATATTGCCGCAGGCTTCAAACGGGATAACCCTGCAAAAGACGGCATGGTCACGAGTGCCATGTCTGCCATTCGCCGTGAAAAGGGAACCTTTCAGCGAGGCAAAGCACCGATCCTCATGGAGACGCTCGAGCTCCTCGCGGACGGCTTTGGTGACGACATTGTTTCCATGCGTGACCGAGCCTTGATCTTTCTCGGCTTTGCCGGCGCTTTTCGTCGCTCCGAACTCGTCGCTCTGCAAGTGGAGGATTTGACGTTTACAGAGGAAGGCATGATTGTCTTTATCGCGCGCGCCAAAGGCGATCAGTTGGGTAAAGGCAGTGAGATTGCCATTCCCTACGCGCCGAATCCGGAGATCTGCGCCGTACGGGCTGTCGAAGCATGGCTTCTCGCGAGCGGTCTCACGACCGGCCCCGTTTTCCGTCCCTTCAAAAGAAATCAGGACTTGAGAGATGTACAGCTCTCCGATAAATCCGTCGCCCTCACCGTCAAGAAGTACGTTCGTCTGGCCGGCCTTGACGAGACCGAGTTTGCGGGGCACAGTCTGCGGAGAGGCTTCGCGACGAGCGCCGCACAGCACGACATCGACGCGCTCACCATCATGCGGCAGACACGTCATAAATCGGAAAAGATGGTACATCGCTACATCGCGCAGGGCAATATGTTCAGGGATAATGCACTGACGAAGATGTACGGAATAAAGAAAGACTGA
- a CDS encoding ShlB/FhaC/HecB family hemolysin secretion/activation protein → MPDRFRRNTLFQAGTCLGKVLRIPVLAAITTAVCISHTYAAPADPITQNEQLQEARTENQARQDRLKQGKPDVEGLPSEPAPPHTEGGTAFRITEIRIEGLLPEFSFLQKLTAPHRHTDMDLESLNELVHSMNKALIEHGYATSRLILPEQNIREGMLRLQLLVGRIGHIFYAEGSAKAPFKNAFPSREGDILNVHLLEQGLDQMQRPSSQRVKMKLLPSDNPGESDIELTVKRKNALHGVLFADDSGLKNTGRTQYGLSLTLDNPLNAGDILRIDFNGDGSREGYRKGTRGKSVFYSVPAGKDTFSFFYSHYAYHQTVNSRPYAFISAGKSDSGYLRWEHLLMRDQKRKVNMDVSIRSRRSHQYINDFEIPIQAMNTTSLEAGLSEIIYDRDSVLYVRGAHRMGVGWFGAQPDSSMDDTPTTRYHIWLLDAQYQKSLTVGHRPAAYTASVHGQWTMGGDRLYGVDMISMGNRYTVRGFDGENTLMSESGWYLRNELSSRIESIKSDIYIGADIGCVYGPNTEDLSGKCIAGTVLGLRGSLPSGLSYDVFVGTPIYKPQGYRTSHVTSGFQIEWRF, encoded by the coding sequence ATGCCGGATCGATTTCGGCGCAATACCCTTTTTCAGGCAGGCACATGTCTTGGAAAGGTCTTGCGGATACCGGTGCTTGCCGCGATTACAACGGCTGTATGTATATCCCACACATACGCCGCCCCGGCGGACCCGATCACGCAGAACGAGCAGCTCCAAGAAGCTCGTACAGAAAATCAGGCACGCCAAGATCGCCTGAAGCAAGGCAAGCCGGATGTGGAGGGCCTCCCGTCAGAGCCTGCTCCCCCGCATACAGAAGGCGGCACGGCATTTCGGATTACGGAAATACGGATTGAAGGATTGCTGCCGGAGTTTTCATTCCTACAGAAGCTGACGGCTCCGCATCGGCATACCGATATGGATCTCGAGTCGCTGAATGAGCTTGTTCACTCGATGAACAAAGCACTCATCGAACACGGGTATGCCACCTCGCGCCTGATTCTCCCCGAGCAGAACATCCGTGAAGGAATGCTGCGGTTACAGCTTCTTGTCGGTCGTATCGGTCATATCTTCTATGCGGAGGGCAGTGCAAAAGCCCCTTTTAAGAATGCCTTTCCCTCTCGAGAAGGGGATATCCTGAACGTCCATCTCTTGGAGCAAGGGCTCGATCAGATGCAGCGGCCGTCTTCACAAAGGGTCAAGATGAAGCTCCTGCCGTCAGACAACCCCGGAGAAAGTGATATCGAGCTCACCGTAAAGCGAAAGAATGCTCTCCATGGCGTCCTTTTCGCAGATGATTCGGGACTGAAGAACACGGGGCGCACACAGTATGGTCTTAGCCTGACCTTGGACAACCCGCTGAACGCCGGCGATATCTTACGCATCGACTTCAACGGGGACGGATCACGTGAAGGCTACCGGAAAGGGACGCGAGGGAAGAGCGTATTCTACAGCGTCCCGGCGGGAAAGGACACCTTCTCCTTCTTCTACAGTCACTATGCGTACCATCAGACGGTAAACAGCCGACCATACGCGTTTATCAGCGCGGGAAAATCCGATTCGGGATATCTCCGGTGGGAGCACCTCCTCATGCGCGATCAAAAGCGGAAAGTAAACATGGATGTCAGTATTCGCAGCCGTCGATCACATCAGTACATCAATGACTTTGAGATTCCCATTCAGGCAATGAACACGACGTCGCTGGAGGCAGGCCTCTCCGAAATCATCTACGATCGGGACAGCGTCCTATACGTAAGAGGCGCTCACCGCATGGGAGTCGGCTGGTTCGGCGCACAGCCGGACAGCTCCATGGATGATACGCCGACCACGCGCTATCATATATGGCTCCTGGACGCACAGTATCAAAAGTCTCTGACCGTCGGGCATCGGCCGGCGGCATATACGGCCTCTGTCCACGGTCAGTGGACAATGGGCGGCGATCGGCTCTACGGCGTGGATATGATCAGTATGGGGAATCGATATACCGTTCGAGGGTTTGACGGGGAGAACACGCTCATGAGCGAAAGCGGGTGGTATCTGCGGAACGAGCTCTCTTCCCGCATCGAATCCATCAAGAGCGATATCTACATCGGAGCAGATATCGGCTGTGTCTACGGGCCGAATACGGAAGACCTGTCGGGAAAATGCATCGCGGGAACGGTCTTGGGACTTCGCGGGAGTCTCCCTTCGGGACTAAGCTACGACGTATTCGTAGGGACGCCGATCTACAAGCCGCAAGGCTATCGGACGAGTCATGTTACATCCGGGTTTCAGATAGAGTGGCGATTTTAG